From a region of the Seleniivibrio woodruffii genome:
- a CDS encoding glycoside hydrolase family protein, with protein sequence MEKIIQRIKDYEGYSDKPYQCTAKKWTIGFGYNYEDRGFSVSDITEILAKGFSKEMADRLIVKDFQRCMKEAEAFPFFKTLNEARQAVVIDMIYQLGIKGFKAFKKMLDNLDKGNFKGASQEMVNSKWYTQSGRRGRTNVQQMETGVWQEIK encoded by the coding sequence ATGGAGAAGATAATTCAGCGTATCAAAGACTATGAGGGCTACAGCGACAAGCCTTATCAGTGCACGGCGAAGAAATGGACGATCGGTTTCGGCTACAATTACGAGGACAGAGGTTTTTCGGTATCCGATATCACTGAGATACTTGCGAAAGGGTTTTCAAAAGAGATGGCGGACAGGCTGATCGTGAAAGATTTTCAGAGATGCATGAAGGAAGCTGAGGCGTTTCCGTTCTTTAAGACACTTAACGAAGCCAGACAGGCTGTCGTTATCGACATGATATATCAGCTTGGCATCAAAGGGTTCAAAGCGTTTAAAAAGATGCTGGATAACCTTGATAAGGGTAACTTTAAGGGTGCTTCGCAGGAGATGGTGAACAGCAAATGGTACACGCAGTCGGGCAGAAGAGGGCGGACGAATGTGCAGCAGATGGAAACAGGGGTCTGGCAGGAAATTAAGTAG
- a CDS encoding FAD-dependent oxidoreductase, which translates to MSVKTAKIQGIIDGKRVSTQNLLKSVYEKLDEGITEFEVEASGQHNIGGPLWTTDGTPLKFTVKNPGQRVGSMGMPGTEITINGSAPADVGWLNAGATIILKGDGGDTTAHCAASGKIYVAGRTGTRSGALMKHDPKFPAPEFWVLKTVGSFSFEFMGGGYAVVCGLGGEQLPSVLGDRGCAGMVGGTVYVRGSVRGLAEDVWLMELDDSDKDFLLSGLPEFLGKIERTDALDLLSDMSQWKKIVPKTYEEKKVKSLMSTRDFRLDKWVEGGIFGDLIQEDYYVAKYVETGDLRLKYPEWQNARYSAPCEYNCPVFIPTQKRIALLRQGKIKEALELVLEYSPFPASVCGQVCPNLCQDICSRKKVDIPVKIKQLGQMSKEADIAFTAPERTEKVAIIGSGSAGLTAAWHLRKLGYQVDVYEQDSVIGGKLKQVIPNERLAQEILQTEIKRILDKGVNVKTDTKVDKALFDKLRSDYSAVIVAIGAHVPVVIPFEGHERLVKGLDFLKEVNKGLKPKVGEKVVVIGAGNAAMDVVIGAYEMGAKEVTAIDIQKPAAFEHEMEHARKLGAKILWPVYTQKVTEEGVLTKDGKLIPADTVIIAIGDRPDFSFIDKSWANEKGFVKLNEYLQCEADEKVFVTGDAIKQGLFTHALGDGRKAAINVDRLINGRKLNKFEKAPVIPQDKVRDEYYHPLNPQRVAELEAEGETERCMSCGFCRDCSFCLEVCPEQAITRKQTQDGKFEYVSNPAKCIGCGICAGVCPCGVWTMYEMTEKYIES; encoded by the coding sequence ATGAGCGTTAAAACAGCAAAAATTCAAGGTATTATTGACGGGAAAAGGGTCTCCACCCAGAACCTGCTCAAAAGCGTATATGAGAAACTGGACGAAGGCATCACCGAGTTTGAGGTGGAGGCTTCCGGTCAGCATAACATCGGCGGCCCCCTCTGGACAACAGACGGAACACCGCTGAAGTTCACAGTAAAAAACCCCGGCCAGCGTGTCGGCTCCATGGGTATGCCCGGAACGGAGATTACAATCAACGGTTCCGCACCCGCCGATGTGGGCTGGCTGAACGCAGGCGCAACCATCATCCTGAAAGGTGACGGCGGCGACACCACCGCACACTGCGCCGCATCCGGCAAGATTTACGTTGCAGGCAGAACCGGAACACGTTCCGGCGCACTGATGAAACATGACCCCAAGTTCCCCGCTCCTGAGTTCTGGGTGCTTAAAACTGTCGGCTCGTTCAGCTTCGAGTTCATGGGCGGCGGCTATGCAGTTGTCTGCGGTCTCGGCGGCGAACAGCTCCCCTCAGTTCTGGGCGACAGAGGATGCGCAGGAATGGTTGGGGGCACGGTTTATGTCAGAGGCAGCGTAAGAGGCCTTGCAGAGGACGTGTGGCTGATGGAGCTTGACGACAGCGACAAGGATTTCCTGCTGTCCGGTCTGCCCGAATTCCTCGGTAAAATTGAGAGAACCGATGCTCTGGATCTGCTCTCCGACATGTCTCAGTGGAAAAAGATAGTTCCCAAGACATACGAGGAGAAAAAGGTCAAATCCCTTATGTCCACGAGAGATTTCCGTCTGGACAAATGGGTTGAGGGCGGAATATTCGGCGACCTCATTCAGGAAGACTACTATGTGGCAAAATATGTTGAAACAGGCGATCTGAGACTGAAATATCCCGAATGGCAGAACGCCAGATATTCAGCCCCCTGTGAATACAACTGCCCCGTTTTCATCCCCACACAGAAGCGTATCGCACTGCTTCGTCAGGGAAAAATAAAAGAAGCTCTGGAACTGGTGCTGGAATACAGCCCTTTCCCCGCTTCCGTCTGCGGACAGGTATGCCCCAACCTTTGCCAGGACATCTGCTCCCGTAAAAAGGTTGACATCCCCGTTAAGATCAAACAGCTCGGTCAGATGAGCAAAGAGGCCGATATCGCCTTCACAGCTCCCGAAAGGACTGAGAAAGTGGCTATAATCGGATCCGGTTCAGCAGGCCTCACAGCCGCATGGCACCTGCGCAAGCTCGGCTATCAGGTCGACGTTTACGAGCAGGACAGCGTCATCGGCGGAAAGCTGAAACAGGTAATTCCCAACGAGCGTCTGGCTCAGGAGATACTGCAAACCGAGATCAAACGCATTCTCGACAAGGGTGTCAACGTCAAAACCGACACTAAGGTCGACAAGGCACTCTTTGATAAACTGCGCAGCGACTACAGCGCTGTTATAGTTGCCATAGGCGCACACGTTCCCGTAGTCATCCCCTTCGAAGGGCACGAAAGACTCGTAAAAGGTCTGGACTTCCTGAAAGAAGTTAACAAAGGACTTAAACCCAAAGTGGGAGAAAAAGTTGTTGTTATCGGTGCGGGCAACGCCGCTATGGACGTTGTTATAGGCGCATATGAAATGGGTGCGAAAGAGGTTACGGCCATCGACATCCAGAAACCCGCCGCCTTCGAACACGAGATGGAACACGCCAGAAAACTCGGCGCAAAGATTCTCTGGCCTGTCTACACCCAGAAGGTCACAGAAGAAGGGGTTTTGACTAAAGACGGCAAACTTATCCCCGCTGATACTGTTATAATCGCAATCGGCGACCGCCCCGACTTCTCCTTCATCGACAAGTCATGGGCAAACGAAAAGGGATTTGTAAAGCTGAACGAATATCTCCAGTGTGAAGCTGACGAGAAAGTATTCGTTACAGGCGACGCCATCAAGCAGGGACTTTTCACCCACGCTCTTGGCGACGGACGCAAAGCAGCCATCAACGTGGACAGACTTATCAACGGCCGCAAGCTGAATAAGTTTGAAAAAGCACCCGTTATACCTCAGGACAAGGTGAGAGACGAATACTACCACCCCCTGAACCCCCAGCGTGTTGCCGAGCTTGAAGCGGAAGGCGAAACTGAAAGATGTATGAGCTGCGGTTTCTGCCGTGACTGCTCATTCTGTCTGGAGGTTTGCCCCGAACAGGCCATCACACGCAAACAGACTCAGGACGGCAAGTTTGAGTACGTTTCCAACCCTGCAAAATGCATCGGCTGCGGAATCTGCGCCGGAGTATGCCCCTGCGGTGTCTGGACAATGTACGAAATGACCGAAAAATATATCGAAAGCTAA
- a CDS encoding glutamate synthase-related protein, translated as MATMKVNQISRDDLDWQIQYNTDRCTFCGKCVAACPFKAIEAGVEKRRKVISDHFTPEPKVQFKTIPVIRQTVGEHTFCRGCGICERVCPNEAIKPVRNEDSRFGVKYRATLADPFKRGGRSNLATEKRTLDKIKVGRISQMTDPSLDASRHTFDMLAPFGRILPADEMPFDVVDGKLVMNRTTPKVNWIYPIIVGDMSIGALSWRMWEAMAIAVAYLNEEVGLPVRMCSGEGGVPIRLLKSRYLKYMILQIASGHFGWNRIVNSMPHMQELPGGVLIKIGQGAKPGDGGLLQAKKVASHISEIRGVPKADLLSPPNHQGLYSIEESVQKMFLSLNSAFKFQVPVAIKVAASATSVSVYNNLLRDPYNIVGGFFVDGLAGGTGAANEISLDHTGHPIVSKLRDCYNAAVHQGKQGQIPLWAAGGLGANWNLAADAFKMMALGANGVFTGKLMLQIAGCVGNDHGKCNACNTGLCPVGICTQNPTLVKRLDIDKTAEQIVNYFIATDNELKKMLAPIGNSSLPVGRSDCLISVDRAVAERLNIQYSC; from the coding sequence ATGGCAACAATGAAAGTAAACCAGATATCCAGAGACGATCTGGACTGGCAGATACAATACAACACCGACAGATGCACCTTCTGCGGAAAATGCGTTGCGGCATGCCCCTTCAAGGCCATTGAGGCCGGCGTTGAAAAACGCAGAAAGGTCATAAGCGACCATTTCACACCCGAACCCAAGGTTCAGTTCAAAACAATTCCCGTTATCAGACAGACCGTCGGCGAACATACCTTCTGCCGCGGCTGCGGAATCTGCGAAAGGGTGTGCCCCAACGAGGCTATCAAGCCCGTTCGCAATGAGGATTCCAGATTCGGCGTAAAATACCGTGCGACACTGGCCGACCCCTTCAAAAGAGGCGGACGCTCAAACCTCGCCACAGAAAAACGTACACTTGATAAGATAAAGGTCGGACGTATCTCCCAGATGACCGACCCCTCACTGGATGCCTCCAGACACACATTCGACATGCTGGCTCCCTTCGGGCGAATCCTGCCCGCAGACGAGATGCCTTTCGATGTTGTGGACGGCAAACTGGTGATGAACAGAACTACCCCCAAGGTAAACTGGATATACCCCATAATCGTGGGCGACATGTCCATCGGTGCGCTCTCATGGCGTATGTGGGAGGCTATGGCCATCGCCGTTGCCTACCTTAACGAGGAAGTCGGTCTGCCCGTGCGCATGTGCTCCGGCGAAGGCGGCGTGCCCATCAGGCTGCTGAAATCCAGATACCTTAAATATATGATCCTCCAGATAGCTTCCGGTCACTTCGGCTGGAACCGTATCGTCAACTCCATGCCCCATATGCAGGAACTCCCCGGCGGCGTTCTCATAAAGATAGGTCAGGGAGCTAAACCCGGTGACGGCGGTCTGCTTCAGGCGAAAAAAGTCGCTTCTCACATCTCCGAGATAAGAGGTGTTCCGAAGGCCGACCTCCTGAGCCCCCCCAACCATCAGGGTCTCTACTCAATTGAGGAGAGCGTTCAGAAGATGTTCCTGTCTCTGAACTCAGCGTTCAAGTTTCAGGTGCCCGTGGCTATCAAAGTTGCGGCAAGCGCAACCTCCGTTTCCGTTTACAACAACCTTCTGCGTGACCCCTACAACATCGTGGGCGGTTTCTTTGTGGACGGTCTGGCGGGCGGAACAGGTGCCGCCAACGAAATATCCCTCGACCACACAGGTCACCCCATCGTGTCCAAACTGCGTGACTGCTACAATGCGGCCGTGCATCAGGGCAAACAGGGTCAGATACCTCTCTGGGCGGCAGGCGGACTGGGCGCAAACTGGAACCTTGCGGCGGATGCCTTCAAAATGATGGCTCTGGGCGCAAACGGCGTGTTCACAGGAAAACTGATGCTCCAGATAGCCGGATGTGTCGGCAACGACCACGGCAAGTGCAACGCATGCAACACGGGTCTCTGCCCCGTGGGTATCTGCACACAGAACCCCACTCTGGTCAAGCGTCTTGACATCGACAAGACAGCCGAGCAGATAGTCAACTACTTCATCGCCACAGACAACGAGCTGAAAAAGATGCTTGCTCCCATAGGCAACAGCTCTCTGCCCGTCGGCCGCTCAGACTGCCTCATCTCAGTCGACAGAGCAGTAGCTGAAAGACTTAACATTCAGTATTCATGTTAA
- a CDS encoding glutamate synthase: MCRIGAIKSRNYIHPSKALQLMRSQQKGHDNSGFAMVMQDLGGRFANYKELPILSMACTDEGVKIAEDILHEAGFSRVMQWSPEINEQAGLKIEPMPNYVFQVLHYPKSYKYAPASEKEELLVDIRLQIREALEETNDGYVYSFWPDVLTLKEIGDPTDIGTYFNLWEEDEDFTAKIITAQCRQNTNYDIVRYAAHPFFLEGYTALANGENTFYEKNKNFQKGLYKGYIGFESDSQCFLYTLHYIHKILKWPLQYYKHTVTPLPYDVAEKREDHAILQNIRAVLSNLELNGPNTIIAVLPDGTMLNTCDAKKLRPVVIGRTADTAVISSEVTGLNEILPDRDWTEDIYTHEREMIVINNDLEVERWQQ; this comes from the coding sequence ATGTGCAGAATAGGAGCAATCAAATCCAGAAACTACATACACCCCTCAAAGGCTCTTCAACTGATGAGATCTCAGCAGAAAGGGCACGATAATTCAGGCTTTGCTATGGTTATGCAGGACTTGGGAGGCAGATTTGCCAACTACAAGGAACTGCCCATCCTTTCCATGGCATGCACTGATGAGGGAGTGAAAATCGCAGAGGACATCCTTCACGAGGCCGGTTTCAGCCGTGTGATGCAGTGGAGTCCGGAGATCAACGAACAGGCGGGACTGAAGATAGAACCGATGCCTAATTATGTCTTTCAGGTTCTCCACTATCCCAAAAGCTATAAGTATGCACCGGCAAGCGAGAAGGAAGAGCTTCTTGTTGATATCCGCCTGCAGATAAGGGAGGCGCTGGAAGAAACGAACGACGGCTACGTCTATTCTTTCTGGCCGGACGTTCTCACCCTTAAAGAGATCGGCGATCCTACGGACATAGGAACATACTTCAACCTCTGGGAAGAGGACGAAGACTTCACAGCGAAGATAATCACCGCCCAGTGCCGTCAGAACACAAACTATGACATTGTACGCTATGCGGCTCACCCTTTCTTTCTGGAAGGTTATACAGCCCTTGCCAACGGTGAGAACACTTTCTATGAAAAGAACAAGAACTTTCAGAAAGGGCTTTACAAAGGATATATCGGGTTCGAGTCAGATTCGCAGTGTTTCCTTTATACACTGCACTATATCCACAAGATCCTCAAATGGCCCCTTCAGTATTACAAACATACAGTAACCCCCCTCCCTTATGACGTAGCAGAAAAACGTGAAGACCACGCAATCCTCCAGAACATCAGAGCAGTTCTCAGCAACCTTGAGCTTAACGGCCCGAACACCATAATCGCCGTTCTGCCCGACGGAACCATGCTTAACACCTGCGATGCGAAAAAACTCCGCCCCGTTGTGATAGGCAGAACAGCCGATACAGCGGTGATCTCATCCGAGGTGACAGGTCTGAACGAGATACTCCCCGATCGTGACTGGACAGAGGACATCTACACACACGAAAGGGAGATGATTGTTATCAACAACGATCTGGAGGTGGAAAGATGGCAACAATGA
- a CDS encoding cyclic nucleotide-binding domain-containing protein: MDRKKPGFSLKVNQEITNLFKNYGKLKKFEKDDCVIRQGEYANHVYILLSGEAEVVRVDRFGNENRLAVLGGGDIVGEMGAFLENNKRSATVKAKSLALLALECPNQMFIRGLFSTSELTYRVLKNYAERLNELNISASTHYQSRVMLVVGHYIESRVDWSQKVCEVTVDIKELFDRSSLELWKITEAIYNFKALRIFNKIVFPAEINIVEINPEEGENLTDKTHELKEGEPNRIIIEVDTERFREQMKRLSYC, encoded by the coding sequence ATGGACAGGAAGAAGCCCGGATTCTCGCTTAAAGTGAATCAGGAAATAACCAATCTTTTTAAAAACTATGGAAAACTGAAAAAATTTGAGAAAGATGACTGTGTCATACGTCAGGGTGAGTATGCTAACCATGTGTATATCCTGCTCAGCGGAGAGGCAGAGGTTGTCAGGGTTGACAGGTTCGGCAATGAGAACCGTCTGGCTGTTCTGGGCGGCGGGGATATCGTCGGTGAAATGGGTGCTTTTCTTGAGAATAATAAACGCTCGGCAACGGTTAAAGCGAAATCTCTGGCACTTCTGGCTCTGGAATGCCCGAATCAGATGTTCATCAGGGGGCTGTTCAGTACTTCCGAACTGACATACCGTGTCTTAAAAAATTATGCTGAGAGGCTCAATGAGCTTAATATCTCAGCTTCGACCCACTATCAATCCCGTGTGATGCTGGTTGTCGGACATTATATTGAGAGCAGGGTGGACTGGTCTCAGAAAGTCTGCGAGGTCACTGTGGACATTAAGGAACTGTTCGACAGGTCTTCCCTTGAACTTTGGAAGATAACCGAGGCTATCTATAACTTTAAGGCTCTGAGAATATTCAATAAGATAGTTTTTCCCGCCGAGATAAACATTGTTGAGATAAACCCCGAAGAGGGCGAGAACCTGACGGACAAAACCCACGAGCTTAAAGAGGGCGAACCGAACAGGATCATCATCGAGGTTGACACGGAGCGTTTCAGGGAACAGATGAAAAGGCTTTCGTATTGCTGA
- a CDS encoding thiamine biosynthesis protein ThiS, giving the protein MVTVEFPDGTVRQSEKSRIKDILKDIGQNENAVLVVVDDCLVTSDVWVKKDTRIKLISVVSGG; this is encoded by the coding sequence ATGGTTACAGTAGAGTTTCCCGACGGAACAGTCAGACAGTCTGAAAAGAGCAGAATAAAGGATATTCTGAAGGATATCGGTCAGAACGAAAATGCCGTTCTGGTTGTTGTTGACGACTGCCTTGTAACTTCCGACGTATGGGTCAAAAAGGATACCCGCATAAAGCTGATTTCCGTGGTGAGCGGCGGCTGA
- a CDS encoding ATP-binding protein, translating into MKCVKCESNAVISMMRHNAGFCKEHFTEYFHRQVETAVKDHSMLKKTDRIMVCVSGGKDSLVLWHVLNLMGYDTVGMYVSLGIGEYSIRSKAKVNAFAEKHGLKAIIVDLDEEGCPIPLLAAKTKRNDCSVCGQVKRHYFNKTALDGGFTVAATGHNLDDETARMLGNVLRWDTKHLSKMSPVLPEEGETMKRKVKPLIRLTEKEVAAYAFLNGIDYIPDECPKSKGASSIKFKEVLNELESSIPGTKHFFYGEFFRAAADRFPYVSNEDSELKKCIKCGTESYLDMCSFCRLTEKLNG; encoded by the coding sequence ATGAAATGTGTTAAGTGTGAATCCAATGCCGTAATCAGCATGATGAGGCATAATGCCGGATTCTGCAAAGAGCATTTCACCGAGTATTTCCACAGACAGGTGGAAACGGCTGTTAAAGACCACTCAATGCTGAAAAAGACCGACAGGATAATGGTCTGTGTTTCCGGCGGAAAGGACAGTCTGGTGCTGTGGCATGTTCTTAACCTGATGGGATACGATACTGTCGGGATGTATGTGAGCCTCGGCATCGGCGAATATTCCATCCGTTCCAAAGCAAAAGTTAACGCCTTTGCCGAAAAGCACGGGCTTAAAGCTATAATAGTAGATCTTGACGAAGAGGGATGCCCCATTCCTCTGCTGGCGGCAAAGACAAAGCGCAACGACTGCTCTGTCTGCGGACAGGTGAAGAGGCATTATTTCAATAAAACGGCTCTGGACGGCGGCTTCACTGTGGCGGCCACAGGGCACAATCTGGACGACGAGACCGCAAGAATGCTCGGAAACGTTTTGCGCTGGGACACAAAACATCTTTCGAAGATGAGTCCTGTTCTGCCGGAAGAGGGCGAGACCATGAAGCGCAAGGTCAAGCCTCTGATACGCCTCACCGAGAAAGAGGTTGCGGCCTACGCCTTTCTGAACGGGATAGACTATATCCCCGATGAGTGCCCCAAAAGCAAGGGCGCATCATCCATAAAGTTCAAAGAGGTGCTGAACGAGCTTGAAAGCTCCATTCCCGGTACAAAGCATTTCTTTTACGGGGAGTTTTTCAGGGCGGCGGCGGACAGATTTCCCTATGTTTCAAATGAAGACAGCGAATTAAAAAAATGCATAAAATGCGGGACAGAGTCCTATCTGGATATGTGTTCCTTCTGCAGACTAACGGAGAAACTTAATGGCTAA
- a CDS encoding tRNA (adenine-N1)-methyltransferase, with translation MAKIEFGSLAFVIDEVRGKRHLLRMKEGVRFSTQFGYIDHEEIIKAGDGGVAYTQKGVAYRVFYPTYSDYVMNIKRRAQIIYPKDSAAIIMSGDIHGDQRVLESGIGQGAMSIALLHALGGKGQLTSYEIREDFAMDAAKFIGEYYGDAPNHSIEIRSVYDGIDGEFDRIVLDLPEPWHVVKHCGTGLVNGGLIVCYLPTILQAVTLVEHLKASGIFEEIETFEITKRPWKIDGRSVRPEMWTYNHSAFLIKARKVVPMPVRENAPEKEADSEEAMPEED, from the coding sequence ATGGCTAAAATTGAATTCGGTTCACTGGCTTTTGTTATAGACGAGGTGAGGGGAAAACGCCACCTGCTGAGAATGAAAGAGGGCGTGCGGTTCAGCACCCAGTTCGGCTATATCGACCACGAAGAAATCATAAAGGCCGGTGACGGCGGCGTTGCCTACACCCAGAAGGGCGTGGCCTACCGTGTTTTCTATCCCACATACAGCGACTATGTTATGAACATCAAGCGCAGAGCGCAGATAATATATCCCAAGGACAGTGCGGCAATAATCATGTCCGGCGATATCCACGGCGACCAGAGGGTTCTGGAATCGGGTATCGGTCAGGGCGCAATGTCCATAGCACTGCTCCATGCTCTGGGCGGCAAAGGGCAGCTGACCAGCTACGAAATCCGTGAGGATTTTGCAATGGATGCCGCAAAGTTCATCGGCGAATATTACGGCGATGCCCCTAACCATTCAATTGAGATAAGAAGCGTTTACGACGGCATTGACGGCGAGTTCGACAGAATAGTGCTCGATTTGCCTGAGCCTTGGCATGTTGTTAAACATTGCGGCACAGGTCTTGTCAACGGCGGTCTTATCGTATGCTACCTGCCCACCATCCTTCAGGCTGTGACACTTGTGGAGCACCTCAAGGCGAGCGGAATATTTGAAGAAATAGAGACCTTTGAGATAACAAAACGCCCGTGGAAGATAGACGGCCGTTCGGTTCGTCCTGAGATGTGGACGTATAACCACAGCGCATTTCTTATCAAAGCCCGCAAGGTTGTTCCCATGCCCGTTCGTGAGAACGCTCCCGAAAAAGAGGCTGACTCAGAAGAGGCTATGCCCGAAGAGGATTAA
- a CDS encoding prepilin-type N-terminal cleavage/methylation domain-containing protein, with translation MNKKAFTLLELAIVLLIIGILSAGAMRMMSGAFTSSKYTRTKNSITLAVKEIADYTVRARRLPASIQGIISQERDAFNTNLEYFADTTATTTASICNMTSTPLTINVCSTADCSGETITENNVAFILASHGEDQAPQYTVSGTTYTFYKDGVNVDEEESDDVVGWMTLNTLKAMAGCEGSLSIEQNKLPDAIAMNTYSYTLTPKGGVAPYDWCIETNNHPTLLGAFYFGSSANLNAKNVNSRGACSSTSNYVNDIGEVILNTNGAALDTNKLGDDNSGSSLITVRLRDSEGTEFVKQYDLRLLRQFEVAMDAPESTTTPGEGFSDFESSLGETINSNGDPNSASVIIKEGEIQIVQNNKKDSVSVFTSCTPASCPPFANKGKFAAYFVYSYSNQASWREVFGLTFAVIKSYKPGTSATAANTTLGLTGDSGPGMGYGDNGWIDGINGGNSFGVEFDLSQESFQMDPDDDHLAIVSRADVRTNWNTPMYSYSADNWPIYNPLQVYTSHAQNVHNTTINNNPDQYWSHNDAKGTSKQTGKGVYYDSTSAVIPNNYNVATPVKYGIRVEALSGCNYKCSVCDKQTGKNNYIFINVWRASESAMAANSTLASNMQTVVSKHHTYDYINAPAATRAYPANLGTPLMTDCVPDDTTTNRTLDTIRYGFTSGKWSYSYDNYIKFIITDFKASVSQY, from the coding sequence ATGAACAAAAAAGCGTTTACACTGCTGGAGCTGGCCATAGTTCTGCTTATCATAGGCATCCTGTCCGCAGGGGCAATGCGCATGATGTCCGGCGCATTCACAAGCTCAAAATACACCCGCACAAAGAACTCCATAACACTGGCAGTTAAAGAGATTGCCGACTACACCGTCCGAGCCCGCAGGCTTCCGGCCTCAATTCAGGGCATAATTTCACAGGAAAGGGACGCTTTCAACACCAATCTGGAATATTTTGCAGACACCACCGCAACGACAACAGCATCAATATGCAATATGACGTCTACACCGCTCACAATAAATGTGTGCTCAACTGCCGACTGCTCCGGCGAAACCATTACGGAAAATAATGTCGCATTCATTCTGGCAAGCCATGGAGAGGACCAAGCACCGCAATATACCGTCAGCGGTACAACCTATACTTTCTACAAAGACGGTGTAAATGTTGATGAAGAGGAATCCGACGATGTTGTGGGCTGGATGACACTCAACACACTCAAGGCAATGGCGGGATGCGAAGGATCGCTGTCAATCGAACAGAACAAGCTGCCCGATGCCATAGCAATGAACACCTACAGCTACACCCTGACACCAAAAGGCGGAGTGGCACCTTATGACTGGTGTATTGAGACTAACAACCACCCGACCCTGCTCGGTGCTTTCTATTTCGGTTCCTCCGCTAACCTGAACGCCAAAAACGTCAATAGCAGAGGAGCATGCAGTTCGACCTCAAACTATGTTAACGATATAGGTGAGGTTATCCTAAATACAAACGGTGCCGCACTGGACACCAATAAACTTGGCGATGACAACTCCGGTTCATCACTGATAACTGTCCGTTTGAGGGATTCTGAGGGAACAGAATTTGTAAAACAATATGACCTGAGACTGCTCAGGCAGTTCGAAGTTGCCATGGATGCACCTGAATCTACAACAACACCGGGCGAAGGTTTCAGTGACTTTGAATCAAGCCTTGGTGAAACGATAAACAGCAACGGCGATCCGAATTCTGCATCTGTAATAATCAAAGAGGGCGAAATTCAGATAGTTCAGAATAACAAGAAAGATTCCGTATCCGTCTTCACCAGCTGCACCCCAGCGTCATGCCCGCCTTTTGCAAACAAAGGCAAGTTTGCGGCCTATTTTGTGTACAGCTATTCGAATCAGGCATCATGGCGGGAAGTTTTCGGGCTGACATTCGCCGTTATAAAAAGCTACAAACCCGGAACAAGCGCAACAGCCGCAAACACAACCCTCGGACTGACCGGCGACAGCGGTCCCGGAATGGGATATGGAGACAACGGGTGGATTGACGGAATAAACGGCGGAAACAGCTTCGGGGTGGAGTTTGACCTTTCTCAGGAGAGTTTCCAGATGGATCCCGACGACGATCATCTGGCAATAGTTTCCCGTGCGGATGTGAGAACCAACTGGAACACGCCGATGTACAGCTATTCAGCGGACAACTGGCCGATATATAACCCGCTTCAGGTCTATACATCCCATGCCCAGAATGTGCACAACACAACCATAAACAACAACCCCGACCAATACTGGTCTCACAACGATGCCAAAGGCACGTCCAAACAAACGGGCAAAGGGGTTTATTATGACAGTACGTCCGCTGTTATACCCAACAACTACAACGTTGCAACTCCCGTTAAATACGGAATAAGGGTTGAAGCACTCTCAGGCTGCAATTATAAATGTTCGGTATGCGACAAGCAGACAGGAAAGAACAACTACATATTCATAAACGTGTGGAGAGCATCGGAAAGTGCAATGGCGGCCAACTCGACTCTGGCCTCGAACATGCAGACAGTGGTATCCAAGCACCACACATATGACTATATAAACGCTCCGGCCGCAACAAGGGCATACCCTGCGAATCTGGGCACACCGCTGATGACAGACTGCGTGCCCGACGACACAACCACTAACCGGACTCTGGATACTATCCGCTACGGATTCACATCCGGAAAGTGGAGCTACAGCTACGACAATTATATCAAGTTCATAATCACCGATTTCAAGGCATCGGTGAGTCAATATTAA